The Gemmatimonadota bacterium nucleotide sequence GGAAAGGGGTTCCGGGCCTCTGCCCAGATCTTGCTGTCGGCGTCGGCGAGGTGCTCGTCGAGCAGGCACGCGTCGAGGCGAGCGCGTATCGCAGCCTCGTGCATCTGCTGGCCGATGAAGACGAGCTGCTGCGCGCGGTCGCCGAAGCGGGGATGCCAGCCCGGCTGCCGGTCAGGCCGCTGATCCTCCGGGTGGCCCCAGTGTTCTCGAGGCACGGCGGCCCACCACATCCCAAGGGGTTTCACGCTGCTGACGCCGCCGGCTTGCGCCCACTCGTAGGCGACCCGATGGTCCGCGGCGACCCAGAAGAAGCCCTTCGAGCGGAGCACGCCGGTCCAGTTCTCGTCTTCGTGCAGGAACGCCCACAGCTTCTCGGCGTCGAAGGGCTGCGACGTCCGATAGGTGAAGCTCGAGATCCCGTATTCCTCGGTCTCCGGCGTGTGCTCGCCCTGAAGCTCCTGAATCCAGCCGGCGGAGTTTTCCGCCTTCTCGTAGTCGAACAGGTTCGTATCAATCACGTTTTCGAGCGGGACCTGTCCGTGCGTTGTCCTGATGATCCTGGCACCGGGGTTGAGGGCATTCACGATGGCCTCGACCTGGAGCGCCTTTTCGCTGCTCACGAGATCGAGCTTGTTGAGCACGATGACGTTGGCGAACTCGATCTGGTCGATGAGCAGGTCGGTCACCGTCCGTTCATCCTCTTCGCCCAGCGACTCGCCGCGGTCCTGGAGCGCTTCGGCGGCGTTATAGTCCCGCAGGAAGCTCGCCGCGTCCACGACCGTGACCATCGTGTCGAGGCGCGAAATCTGACCCAGGCTCACGCCGTTCTCGTCTTCGAAGGTGAAGGTCTGCGCGACGGGAATGGGCTCTGAGATCCCGGTCGACTCGATGAGCAGGTAATC carries:
- a CDS encoding GTP-binding protein — protein: MPLSERLPVTVLSGFLGAGKTSLLNNVLNNREGLRVAVIVNDMSEVNIDAALVERGGAELSRTEEKLVEMTNGCICCTLRDDLLAEVSRLAQERRFDYLLIESTGISEPIPVAQTFTFEDENGVSLGQISRLDTMVTVVDAASFLRDYNAAEALQDRGESLGEEDERTVTDLLIDQIEFANVIVLNKLDLVSSEKALQVEAIVNALNPGARIIRTTHGQVPLENVIDTNLFDYEKAENSAGWIQELQGEHTPETEEYGISSFTYRTSQPFDAEKLWAFLHEDENWTGVLRSKGFFWVAADHRVAYEWAQAGGVSSVKPLGMWWAAVPREHWGHPEDQRPDRQPGWHPRFGDRAQQLVFIGQQMHEAAIRARLDACLLDEHLADADSKIWAEARNPFPELQMTEESA